A region from the Lysobacter sp. BMK333-48F3 genome encodes:
- a CDS encoding 2Fe-2S iron-sulfur cluster-binding protein yields the protein MSAPLRLWINEVAVEVPAGANVAAAVARAGAHFRRSCGGQPRAPLCGMGVCFECRVEIDGVAHRRACLTLARDGMRVRCDD from the coding sequence ATGAGCGCGCCGCTGCGGTTGTGGATCAACGAGGTCGCGGTCGAAGTGCCGGCCGGGGCCAATGTCGCCGCCGCGGTGGCGCGCGCCGGCGCGCATTTCCGCCGCTCCTGCGGCGGCCAGCCGCGCGCGCCGTTATGCGGCATGGGCGTGTGTTTCGAATGCCGGGTCGAGATCGACGGCGTCGCGCATCGGCGCGCCTGCCTGACGCTCGCCCGCGACGGCATGCGGGTGCGCTGCGATGACTGA